The following coding sequences lie in one Sphingomonas sp. M1-B02 genomic window:
- a CDS encoding glycine--tRNA ligase subunit alpha has protein sequence MILKLHDYWSERGCVILQPYDMQMGAGTFHPATTLRALGPEPWNAAFVQPCRRPTDGRYGENPNRLQHYYQYQVILKPSPADLQELYLGSLAAIGIDFTRHDIRFVEDDWESPTLGAWGLGWEVWCDGMEVTQFTYFQQMGGFDCKPVAGELTYGLERLAMYIQNKDSVYDLAFNDAGVSYGDVFLENEKQMSKWNFEIADTDALFDLFRKAVAECENCLAAALPIPAYEQAILASHVFNLLQARGVISVAERQAYMGRVRDLAKGSCEAWMAHKKPEWDARYPEWVA, from the coding sequence ATGATCCTGAAGCTCCATGATTATTGGAGCGAGCGGGGCTGCGTGATCCTCCAGCCGTACGACATGCAGATGGGCGCGGGCACCTTCCACCCCGCGACGACGCTGCGCGCGCTGGGGCCCGAGCCGTGGAACGCCGCCTTCGTCCAGCCCTGCCGCCGGCCCACCGATGGCCGCTATGGCGAGAATCCCAACCGGCTTCAGCATTATTACCAATATCAGGTGATCCTGAAGCCGAGCCCGGCCGATCTGCAGGAGCTCTATCTAGGCTCGCTGGCGGCGATCGGGATCGACTTCACGCGGCACGACATCCGCTTCGTCGAGGATGATTGGGAATCGCCGACGCTCGGCGCCTGGGGGCTGGGCTGGGAAGTGTGGTGCGACGGGATGGAAGTGACCCAGTTCACCTATTTCCAGCAGATGGGCGGCTTCGACTGCAAGCCGGTGGCGGGCGAGCTGACCTACGGGCTCGAGCGGCTGGCCATGTATATCCAGAACAAGGACAGCGTGTACGATCTGGCGTTCAACGATGCCGGGGTGTCCTATGGCGACGTGTTTCTCGAGAATGAGAAGCAGATGTCGAAATGGAATTTCGAGATCGCGGACACCGATGCGCTGTTCGATCTGTTCCGCAAGGCAGTGGCCGAATGCGAGAATTGCCTGGCCGCGGCGCTGCCGATCCCCGCCTACGAGCAGGCGATCCTGGCGAGCCACGTCTTCAACCTGCTCCAGGCGCGCGGGGTCATCTCGGTGGCGGAGCGCCAGGCCTATATGGGCCGCGTGCGCGATCTCGCGAAGGGTTCGTGTGAGGCGTGGATGGCGCACAAGAAGCCTGAATGGGATGCGCGCTACCCGGAGTGGGTGGCGTGA
- the glyS gene encoding glycine--tRNA ligase subunit beta, which produces MGCALPGVGGVTEDFLLELRSEEIPARMQEKARTDLATLFGDRLKALNLAFEFIESYATPRRLALIVRGVAETTTAMTEERKGPRADAPAQAIEGFLRSTGLTRDQLVARDDGKGGQVLFAVIERPGVVAGSVLASAASHAIHAFAWPKSMRWGAPSISTESLRWVRPLQGIVALLGDKLVPIEVAGLKSGAATVGHRFHHPGVITIGSANDYVEKLRACHVIVDGAERRGIIAVGAKMAATKAGLTLVEDEGLLYENAGLTEWPVPLLGRFDPEFLSVPPEVIQLTARVNQKYFVCRDGEGKLANAFVCVANIDAMDGGARIVEGNQKVLAARLSDARFFYDTDLKVALEESAKKLEKIVFHEKLGTVADKVDRVAKLARWLVEEGIISCPARGGRPSQGDGGGGEPQATPSAESPLHRPADGPPPRAGEDKERLAALAERAARLAKADLVTGMVGEFPELQGLMGGYYALAQGEDPQVADAVRDHYKPVGQGDEVPTAPVTVAVSLADKLDSITQFFGADLKPSGSKDPFALRRSALGLLALIFDNGLRFPLRAAVSSEVLDFFADRLKVQQKEAGVRHDLIDAVFALGGEDDLVRLLARVHALQAFVITEDGKNLLAGYKRAANILKKESFTPGEVVDNEMYEAAPAEAALIEALDAAEPRAEAAIAGEDFEAAMAALSSLRGPIDTFFEQVIVNDPDPFKREMRLSLLARMRDAVHKVADFSRIDG; this is translated from the coding sequence ATGGGATGCGCGCTACCCGGAGTGGGTGGCGTGACCGAAGACTTCCTCCTCGAGCTCCGCTCCGAAGAAATCCCCGCGCGGATGCAGGAGAAGGCGCGGACCGATCTCGCGACCCTGTTCGGCGATCGGCTGAAAGCGCTCAACCTCGCCTTCGAATTCATCGAAAGCTATGCCACCCCGCGGCGCCTCGCGCTGATCGTCCGCGGCGTGGCCGAGACCACCACCGCGATGACCGAGGAGCGCAAGGGCCCCCGCGCCGATGCGCCGGCGCAGGCGATCGAGGGCTTCCTGCGCTCGACCGGCCTTACCCGCGACCAGCTGGTCGCGCGCGACGACGGCAAGGGCGGGCAGGTGTTGTTCGCGGTGATCGAGCGTCCCGGCGTGGTCGCCGGATCGGTGCTCGCCAGCGCCGCCTCCCATGCAATCCACGCCTTCGCCTGGCCCAAGTCGATGCGCTGGGGTGCACCGTCGATCTCGACCGAGAGCCTGCGCTGGGTCCGCCCGCTCCAGGGGATCGTGGCCTTGCTGGGCGACAAGCTCGTGCCGATCGAAGTCGCCGGGCTCAAGAGCGGCGCCGCGACCGTCGGCCACCGCTTCCACCATCCGGGCGTGATCACGATCGGCTCGGCCAACGACTATGTCGAGAAGCTGCGCGCATGCCACGTCATCGTCGACGGCGCCGAGCGCCGCGGCATCATCGCGGTCGGCGCCAAGATGGCCGCGACGAAGGCGGGACTGACTCTCGTCGAGGACGAAGGGCTGCTCTACGAGAATGCCGGGCTGACCGAATGGCCGGTGCCCTTGCTCGGGCGGTTCGATCCCGAATTTCTGTCGGTGCCGCCCGAAGTGATCCAGCTGACGGCGCGGGTGAACCAGAAATATTTCGTATGCAGGGACGGGGAAGGCAAGCTCGCCAATGCCTTCGTCTGCGTGGCGAATATCGACGCGATGGATGGCGGCGCGCGGATCGTCGAGGGCAATCAGAAGGTGCTCGCGGCGCGGCTGAGCGATGCGCGCTTCTTCTACGACACCGATCTGAAGGTGGCGCTGGAGGAGAGCGCGAAGAAGCTCGAGAAGATCGTGTTTCACGAGAAATTGGGCACGGTGGCCGACAAGGTCGATCGGGTGGCCAAGCTGGCGCGCTGGCTGGTGGAAGAAGGGATCATATCCTGCCCGGCACGGGGAGGGCGACCATCGCAAGGCGATGGTGGAGGGGGCGAGCCACAAGCGACACCCTCCGCGGAGAGCCCCCTCCACCGTCCTGCGGACGGTCCCCCTCCCCGTGCCGGGGAGGATAAGGAGCGCCTCGCCGCCCTCGCCGAACGCGCCGCCCGGCTCGCCAAGGCGGACCTCGTCACCGGCATGGTCGGCGAATTCCCCGAGCTGCAGGGCCTGATGGGCGGCTATTACGCCCTCGCCCAGGGCGAAGACCCCCAGGTCGCCGACGCGGTCCGCGATCACTACAAGCCGGTCGGGCAGGGGGACGAGGTTCCGACTGCGCCGGTTACCGTGGCGGTGTCGCTGGCGGATAAGTTGGACAGCATCACCCAGTTCTTCGGCGCTGATCTCAAGCCGAGCGGCTCGAAGGATCCGTTCGCGCTGCGGCGCTCGGCGCTCGGCCTGCTCGCGTTGATTTTCGATAATGGTCTGCGCTTCCCGCTTCGCGCGGCAGTCAGCAGCGAAGTGCTCGATTTCTTCGCCGACCGCCTCAAGGTTCAGCAAAAGGAAGCCGGCGTCCGCCATGACCTCATCGACGCGGTGTTCGCGCTCGGCGGCGAGGACGACCTCGTTCGGCTGCTCGCCCGCGTCCACGCGCTCCAGGCGTTCGTCATCACCGAGGACGGCAAAAATCTTCTCGCCGGTTACAAGCGCGCCGCGAACATCCTCAAGAAGGAAAGCTTCACTCCCGGCGAAGTCGTCGACAACGAGATGTATGAGGCGGCGCCCGCCGAAGCCGCGCTGATCGAGGCGCTCGATGCCGCCGAGCCCCGCGCCGAGGCGGCTATCGCCGGTGAGGATTTCGAAGCGGCGATGGCGGCGCTCTCGTCGCTGCGCGGGCCGATCGACACCTTCTTCGAGCAGGTCATCGTCAACGATCCCGATCCGTTCAAGCGCGAGATGCGGCTGAGCCTGCTCGCCCGGATGCGCGACGCGGTGCACAAGGTCGCCGATTTCAGCCGGATCGACGGGTGA
- a CDS encoding 50S ribosomal protein L25/general stress protein Ctc, whose protein sequence is MSDMLELSAETRDRVGKGASRALRREGRVPAVIYGNKEEPLGIHVNERELMKLLMTGHFMNSVVMVAGQRTLPKDVTFDVVTDRPIHVDFLRISEHASVQVAVPIIFTDEEESPGIKRGGVLNVVRHELELICEASNIPDDITISLKGVEVGDSIHISAVTLPKGATSAITDRDFTIATVVAPSALKSSEGEAGEGDSEAAAEGE, encoded by the coding sequence ATGAGCGACATGCTTGAGCTGTCGGCCGAGACGCGCGACCGGGTTGGCAAGGGAGCCTCCCGGGCGCTGCGTCGTGAAGGCCGCGTCCCCGCCGTGATCTACGGCAACAAGGAAGAGCCACTAGGCATCCACGTCAACGAGCGCGAGCTCATGAAGCTGCTGATGACCGGCCACTTCATGAATTCGGTGGTGATGGTGGCGGGCCAGCGCACGCTGCCCAAGGACGTGACCTTCGACGTCGTCACCGATCGCCCGATCCATGTCGATTTCCTGCGCATCTCCGAGCATGCCAGCGTCCAGGTGGCCGTGCCGATCATCTTCACCGACGAAGAAGAATCGCCCGGCATCAAGCGCGGCGGCGTGCTCAACGTCGTCCGTCATGAGCTCGAGCTGATCTGCGAAGCGTCGAACATTCCCGACGACATCACGATCTCGCTCAAGGGCGTCGAAGTCGGTGATTCGATCCACATCTCCGCAGTCACGCTGCCCAAGGGCGCGACCTCGGCGATCACCGATCGCGACTTCACCATCGCCACCGTCGTGGCGCCGTCGGCGCTCAAGTCGAGCGAAGGCGAAGCCGGGGAAGGCGACAGCGAAGCAGCGGCCGAGGGCGAATAA
- a CDS encoding TraB/GumN family protein, giving the protein MIRTMMMALALLVLGGCGPKPATDSDPALWVVKDADTTIYLFGTVHMLRPGLSWLDEAVRKAFDASDALVLELVIPPDREMQAIVAELGMTTSGPTLPDQLPAEAAGKFRAALPEIGLAPDALDRAEPWLAATTLSAAPLRQLGYDQKDGAEAVLTAAAKAAGKPVIGLETAREQLGFFDRLPVAAQRALLIETIDELPKAGETIDRMITAWSAGDADGLGRMMNADLARSPELARTLLVERNQKWADWIAERMQQPGTLFVAVGAGHLAGGSSVQAELAKRGLKAERVPY; this is encoded by the coding sequence ATGATACGGACGATGATGATGGCGCTGGCGCTGCTGGTGCTGGGCGGCTGCGGGCCGAAGCCGGCGACGGATTCGGATCCGGCGCTGTGGGTGGTGAAGGACGCGGACACGACGATCTACCTGTTCGGCACGGTGCATATGCTCCGCCCGGGGCTGAGCTGGTTGGACGAAGCGGTGCGCAAGGCATTCGATGCCAGCGATGCGCTGGTGCTCGAGCTGGTCATCCCGCCCGATCGCGAGATGCAGGCGATCGTCGCCGAGCTGGGGATGACGACCTCCGGCCCCACCTTGCCCGACCAATTGCCCGCCGAGGCCGCGGGCAAGTTCCGCGCGGCGTTGCCCGAAATAGGCCTCGCTCCCGACGCGCTCGATCGCGCCGAACCCTGGCTGGCGGCGACCACCCTCTCCGCCGCGCCGCTGCGCCAGCTGGGCTACGATCAGAAAGACGGCGCCGAAGCGGTGCTGACCGCGGCGGCCAAGGCGGCGGGCAAGCCGGTGATCGGACTGGAGACCGCGCGCGAGCAGCTCGGTTTTTTCGATCGGCTGCCGGTGGCGGCGCAGCGCGCGCTGCTGATCGAAACGATCGACGAGCTGCCCAAGGCGGGCGAGACGATCGACCGGATGATCACGGCGTGGAGCGCGGGAGATGCCGACGGGCTGGGGCGGATGATGAATGCCGACCTGGCCCGCTCGCCCGAACTGGCAAGGACGCTGCTGGTGGAGCGCAACCAGAAATGGGCGGATTGGATCGCGGAACGGATGCAGCAACCGGGGACCTTGTTCGTCGCGGTGGGAGCCGGGCATCTCGCCGGCGGGTCGAGCGTGCAAGCGGAGCTGGCCAAGCGCGGGCTGAAGGCCGAGCGGGTGCCCTACTGA
- the pth gene encoding aminoacyl-tRNA hydrolase: MQLWVGLGNPGPTYAMHRHNVGFMALDAIAEVHDFSAPKKQFQGWTQEGRIGAQKIVLLKPGTFMNESGRAVRAAMDFYKLAPADVTLFHDELDLAPFKVKVKVGGGTAGHNGLRSTDAHIGPDFRRVRLGIGHPGHKDRVTGYVLGNYAKAEIEPLVDMLGAVAAEAPWLAEGNDARFMSEVALRLQD, from the coding sequence ATGCAGCTCTGGGTCGGCCTCGGCAATCCGGGCCCCACATATGCAATGCACCGGCACAATGTCGGCTTCATGGCGCTCGACGCGATCGCCGAAGTGCATGATTTCTCCGCGCCCAAGAAGCAGTTCCAGGGCTGGACCCAGGAAGGGCGGATCGGCGCGCAGAAGATCGTCCTGCTCAAGCCCGGCACCTTCATGAACGAAAGCGGCCGCGCCGTCCGCGCCGCGATGGACTTCTACAAGCTCGCCCCCGCCGACGTAACGCTGTTCCACGACGAGCTCGACCTGGCCCCCTTCAAGGTGAAGGTAAAGGTCGGCGGCGGCACCGCGGGGCATAACGGCCTTCGCTCGACCGACGCGCATATCGGCCCCGATTTCCGCCGCGTCCGGCTCGGCATCGGCCATCCCGGGCACAAGGATCGCGTGACCGGCTATGTGCTGGGCAATTACGCCAAGGCGGAGATCGAGCCGCTTGTCGATATGCTGGGCGCAGTCGCCGCTGAGGCGCCTTGGCTGGCCGAGGGCAACGACGCGCGGTTCATGAGCGAAGTGGCGTTGCGGCTGCAGGACTGA